Proteins encoded by one window of Hylaeus volcanicus isolate JK05 chromosome 7, UHH_iyHylVolc1.0_haploid, whole genome shotgun sequence:
- the LOC128879911 gene encoding probable maleylacetoacetate isomerase 2 has protein sequence MSVMGKPVLYSYWRSSCSWRVRIALNLKEIPYDIKPVSLIKGGGEQHSNEFREINPMEQVPALHIDNHTLIESLNILQYLEETRPHRPLMPADPVKRARVREICEVIASGIQPLQNLVVLIYVGEERKKEWAQHWITRGLTAVEKLLSSSAGKYCVGDEITLADCCLIPQIFNARRFLVDLRPFPTILRVDRHLENHPAFTAAHPNNQPDCPPEATK, from the exons ATGTCCGTCATGGGAAAG cCGGTACTCTACTCCTATTGGCGGAGCTCCTGCTCGTGGAGAGTGCGAATCG CACTAAACTTGAAGGAGATCCCTTACGATATAAAGCCAGTGAGCTTAATAAAAGGAGGCGGTGAGCAACATTCCAATGAGTTTCGTGAGATTAATCCCATGGAGCAGGTGCCGGCACTTCATATCGACAATCACACGTTAATAGAATCT TTGAATATCTTGCAATACCTGGAAGAGACCAGACCACACCGACCTTTAATGCCTGCAGATCCTGTGAAGAGAGCTAGAGTCAGGGAGATTTGCGAGGTGATTGCTAGTGGTATTCAACCGTTGCAGAATCTAGTTGTGTTGATATATGTTGGGGAAGAACGTAAGAAGGAATGGGCACAGCATTGGATTACAAGAGGTTTAACAg CTGTAGAAAAATTACTGTCGTCCAGTGCAGGGAAATACTGCGTGGGGGATGAAATTACACTAGCAGACTGTTGTTTAATACCACAAATATTTAACGCGAGAAGGTTTCTCGTCGATCTGAGACCTTTCCCAACAATTTTAAGAGTAGATCGTCATTTAGAGAATCACCCTGCCTTTACCGCTGCTCACCCAAATAATCAGCCTGATTGTCCTCCAGAGGCAACCAAGTAG